A DNA window from Euleptes europaea isolate rEulEur1 chromosome 20, rEulEur1.hap1, whole genome shotgun sequence contains the following coding sequences:
- the HYKK gene encoding hydroxylysine kinase: MSQINQTLRKWNKPAFSEMQAIGLVEREFGLSVSEIKPLPSYDDQNFHLWVACSEGNEGGVEEYVLKITNCEESQNPGLVEVQTRVMMFLRAEGFPVATPRFTKKGEIMFIESIDVGSATQGYLVRLLTYLPGRTVATVPVSPPILYEVGQLAAKLDKTLAEKFHHPLIKHLHRDTFIWNLANVPLLEQYIPALNQSRDLEVVKRVIEQFKLIIVPKLSKFRPCINHGDLNDHNILLDTHSASPESPRYRVSGILDFSDMSYGYYVFEVAITIMYMMIESEDPLGVGGHVLAGFESIVPLTTEERDALFLLVSGRFAQSLVMAAHTILLHPENKEYLMITAKTGWKHLAKLFEMGQEGVEKIWFETAKRYT, from the exons ATGTCCCAGATCAATCAAACGCTTCGCAAATGGAATAAGCCGGCGTTCAGCGAAATGCAAGCCATCGGCTTGGTGGAACGGGAGTTTGGATTAAGCGTGTCCGAAATCAAACCGCTTCCTAGCTACGATGATCAGAATTTCCACTTGTGGGTCGCTTGCTCGGAAGGGAATGAAGGCGGCGTGGAGGAGTATGTCCTCAAAATCACCAATTGCGAGGAGAGCCAGAATCCCGGCCTCGTTGAGGTGCAGACCCGGGTCATGATGTTTCTGAGGGCCGAAGGCTTTCCCGTGGCCACCCCACGTTTCACCAAAAAGGGCGAAATAATGTTTATCGAATCAATAG ATGTCGGCTCAGCCACCCAAGGCTACTTGGTGAGGCTCTTGACCTATCTGCCGGGCCGGACGGTGGCCACTGTGCCCGTGAGCCCTCCCATTCTGTACGAGGTTGGACAGCTAGCTGCCAAGCTGGATAAAACCCTCGCCGAG AAATTCCATCATCCTTTGATAAAGCATCTCCATCGAGACACCTTCATCTGGAATCTGGCTAACGTTCCTCTTCTGGAGCAGTACATTCCGGCATTGAACCAGAGCAGAGATCTTGAAGTAGTGAAGCGGGTTATCGAACAATTCAAACTTATAATAGTGCCAAAGTTAAGCAAGTTCCGGCCTT GTATCAACCACGGAGACCTCAACGACCACAACATCTTATTGGACACCCATTCTGCTTCCCCTGAAAGTCCACGCTATAGAGTGTCTGGTATTTTGGACTTCAGTGACATGAGCTATGGCTATTATGTGTTTGAAGTTGCGATAACCATCATGTATATGATGATCGAGAGCGAGGATCCCCTTGGCGTGGGAGGGCACGTCCTTGCAGGGTTCGAAAGCATCGTCCCTTTGACGACTGAGGAGCGAGACGCCCTCTTTCTCCTCGTGAGCGGAAGGTTCGCCCAGTCTCTCGTGATGGCCGCGCACACCATTCTGCTGCACCCCGAGAACAAAGAGTACCTGATGATCACGGCCAAAACTGGATGGAAACACTTAGCAAAGCTTTTCGAGATGGGCCAGGAAGGGGTGGAGAAGATCTGGTTTGAGACGGCGAAAAGATATACGTGA